ATGTATCAAAGGAGTTTTCCGAAACAGTTTCGGAAATTGTTAAAATCGTCAGGAAGTCAACAAGGACGGTGCTTAACGTAATCTCACTTCTAAAGTTGGTTCCCAAAATTCAGGACGTAATTTCAAGTGGAATTCTCCCTGTTTCCCAGGGGTATTTATTTGCTGCTAACCTTGGAAGTCCTGATTTTTTTACCATATTTGATGAAATAATGGAGACGCCTGTAACCAATGTTAAATTAGAGAAAATGCTTACCGCATACAAAAAGGCCAAACCGAAATCAACATCTAAACCTATGCCAATTAAAAAGAAAGTTGCTGTCTTACAAAATGCAAAATCATACTTTGAGAAAAAGACCGGGATGTATGCAAAATCAGATATTCAGACATTCCTTGATGAACTGAGGGTTTTAGTCTCTTTCATGGAAAAGCAGGTTGAAACAGCCCCGGAGATTGTATCAATGAAACAAACAGATAAAAAGCCTGTTCCGCAGGTGTGAGGATTAATG
The nucleotide sequence above comes from Pseudomonadota bacterium. Encoded proteins:
- a CDS encoding ParB/RepB/Spo0J family partition protein, which encodes MATKKAVESPEFLYLPLGSIIVEEQIRSKIDTESESFKALMSSIKDKGVLEPILVTPKGDNKYLLIFGERRYLAAQKLGFETIPVRNVNTVTQKDEILVLQLTENLQREDLNPIDQAKGILALIQVRHPDKNYNLDSVMKELVNYDLKPNYVSKEFSETVSEIVKIVRKSTRTVLNVISLLKLVPKIQDVISSGILPVSQGYLFAANLGSPDFFTIFDEIMETPVTNVKLEKMLTAYKKAKPKSTSKPMPIKKKVAVLQNAKSYFEKKTGMYAKSDIQTFLDELRVLVSFMEKQVETAPEIVSMKQTDKKPVPQV